One genomic window of Bradyrhizobium sp. B124 includes the following:
- a CDS encoding VirB3 family type IV secretion system protein: MDEPVAGFVAPVHRALTEPILMGGAPRSVAILNGTLAAALGLGLRLWLAGLLLAFIGHMASVWAAKRDPEFVEVVRRHVRVPGHLSA; this comes from the coding sequence ATGGATGAGCCAGTCGCAGGCTTTGTCGCCCCCGTCCATCGCGCGCTCACCGAACCGATCCTGATGGGTGGTGCGCCGCGTTCAGTCGCGATCCTCAACGGAACATTGGCTGCCGCACTCGGCCTTGGGCTGCGCTTGTGGCTGGCCGGCCTTCTTCTCGCGTTCATCGGCCACATGGCTTCGGTCTGGGCTGCCAAGCGCGATCCAGAGTTCGTGGAGGTTGTGCGCCGCCACGTTCGCGTCCCCGGTCATCTCAGCGCATGA
- a CDS encoding MFS transporter, translated as MPSSDGSAGLLATRIAFFVAGFGLAAWAPLVPLAKERLAADDRTLGLLLLCLGAGSVVAMLLTSVSNARYGSKPIILAGGLGLVLILPLLTIANTTIGLGTVLFAFGASAGSIDVAMNIHAIEVERATGRPLMSGFHARYSIGEFAGSAAMTAFLSLRLDPFASTLVCSALMTLAIVSAWPRLLATGRTQRGPWFFSPHRSVLLVAALAAVTFLVEGAMLDWSALLLVGRGLLAEAHGGLGFMLFSIAMTVGRLGGDAAVARFGDRALLMFGTLPIMTGFVAVVAAPVAAIAMMGFLLIGLGISNIVPVLCRSASKQKMMPVGLAIAVITTAGYAGILVGPASIGVIAHMVGLPLAFGMLGALMCIVTLSARMVMADYR; from the coding sequence ATACCATCTTCTGACGGGTCAGCTGGCCTGCTCGCGACCCGGATCGCATTTTTTGTCGCCGGATTCGGCCTCGCGGCCTGGGCGCCGCTGGTGCCGCTCGCCAAGGAGCGGCTCGCGGCAGATGACCGCACGCTTGGTCTACTGCTTCTCTGTCTCGGCGCTGGATCAGTCGTCGCGATGCTTTTGACCAGCGTTTCGAATGCGAGGTACGGCAGCAAGCCCATCATACTTGCAGGCGGACTTGGCCTGGTGCTTATTCTGCCATTGCTTACTATAGCCAACACAACTATCGGCCTAGGCACCGTGCTGTTTGCGTTCGGCGCTTCAGCTGGCTCGATCGATGTAGCTATGAACATTCACGCAATCGAAGTGGAGCGCGCCACGGGCCGTCCGTTGATGTCCGGATTCCACGCCCGGTACAGCATTGGCGAATTCGCTGGCTCTGCCGCCATGACCGCGTTCCTTTCGCTGCGGCTTGACCCATTTGCTTCGACGCTGGTTTGCTCGGCGCTAATGACGCTTGCAATTGTGTCGGCCTGGCCGCGGTTACTCGCAACAGGTCGGACGCAACGGGGACCATGGTTTTTCTCGCCCCATCGCAGCGTGCTGTTAGTTGCTGCACTCGCGGCTGTCACCTTTCTTGTGGAAGGAGCAATGCTCGACTGGAGCGCCTTGCTTCTCGTTGGTCGGGGTCTCCTCGCGGAGGCGCACGGGGGTCTCGGTTTTATGCTCTTCTCCATCGCCATGACCGTGGGCCGTCTCGGCGGAGATGCCGCCGTGGCACGATTCGGCGACCGTGCCCTATTAATGTTCGGAACTCTGCCGATTATGACAGGCTTCGTGGCTGTAGTGGCCGCGCCGGTTGCGGCAATTGCGATGATGGGCTTCCTGCTTATCGGATTGGGCATTTCGAATATTGTACCGGTCCTATGCCGCTCCGCTAGCAAACAGAAAATGATGCCAGTGGGCCTTGCGATCGCGGTCATCACGACGGCCGGCTACGCGGGTATACTCGTGGGTCCCGCCAGCATCGGGGTTATCGCTCATATGGTTGGTCTGCCTTTGGCGTTCGGGATGTTAGGTGCGCTCATGTGCATCGTCACGCTGTCGGCGCGGATGGTGATGGCGGACTATCGCTAG
- the trbL gene encoding P-type conjugative transfer protein TrbL, producing the protein MGGTGVIDQFLETFARYIDSGFGLVGGEVGYLATTLAAIDLTLAGLLWSFGSDEEIIARLIRKTLFVGVFAYLIGNWNSLARIVFESFAGLGLKASGTGLSSADFLRPGRIAQVGLDAGRPILDSVSGLMGYVSFFENFVQIAVLLFAWMTVLLAFFILAIQLFVTLIEFKLTTLAGFVLIPFGLFGKTAFAAERVLGNVISSGVKVLVLAVIVGIGSTLFSQFTSGFGGNQPTIENAMALVLGALSLLGLGIFGPGIANGIVSGGPQLGAGSAVGTGLAAGGVVVAGAGLTAGAAGLASGAIAGAARGGTTIASGATSLFRPASQAGSEASGSATASPLRSIAAGLGARASDVSKREGSSTIASDSAPAWVHRMKRAQTIQHGASAATHAIRSGDHGGGGGSVDLSEGDR; encoded by the coding sequence ATGGGCGGCACAGGCGTCATCGACCAATTCCTGGAAACCTTCGCTCGCTACATCGATTCCGGATTTGGCCTCGTCGGGGGCGAAGTCGGTTATCTCGCGACCACATTGGCTGCGATCGACCTCACGCTCGCCGGCCTGTTGTGGTCCTTTGGGAGCGATGAGGAGATCATTGCCCGGCTCATCAGGAAGACTCTGTTTGTCGGCGTGTTTGCCTACCTGATCGGCAATTGGAATAGCCTTGCCCGGATTGTCTTCGAGAGCTTTGCCGGTCTTGGACTGAAAGCCTCAGGGACCGGCCTCTCATCGGCAGATTTCCTGCGGCCGGGCCGAATTGCGCAAGTCGGGCTCGATGCCGGCCGTCCGATCCTTGACTCTGTTTCAGGGCTGATGGGCTATGTCAGCTTCTTCGAGAATTTCGTCCAGATCGCTGTCCTCCTGTTCGCCTGGATGACGGTGCTGCTGGCCTTCTTCATTCTCGCGATCCAGCTCTTCGTCACGCTAATCGAGTTCAAACTGACGACGCTTGCCGGCTTCGTCCTGATCCCCTTCGGCCTCTTTGGGAAGACTGCCTTTGCGGCCGAACGGGTCCTCGGCAATGTGATCTCGTCAGGCGTGAAGGTTTTGGTTCTTGCCGTCATTGTCGGTATCGGATCGACTTTGTTCTCGCAATTCACATCAGGCTTCGGTGGCAACCAGCCCACGATCGAGAACGCCATGGCGCTGGTGCTCGGTGCTCTCTCTTTGCTCGGCCTTGGCATTTTCGGACCCGGCATTGCCAATGGCATCGTTTCTGGCGGCCCGCAGCTTGGCGCGGGTAGTGCCGTGGGCACAGGCCTCGCCGCCGGCGGAGTGGTTGTGGCCGGCGCTGGTCTTACAGCCGGCGCCGCCGGCCTTGCCAGCGGCGCCATCGCGGGCGCGGCGCGCGGAGGAACCACCATTGCGAGTGGCGCGACGAGCCTGTTTCGGCCGGCGAGCCAGGCCGGCTCCGAGGCGAGCGGTTCGGCTACTGCAAGCCCCTTGCGCTCGATCGCAGCTGGTCTCGGTGCAAGAGCGAGCGATGTCAGTAAGCGGGAAGGGAGTTCTACCATTGCTTCCGACAGCGCGCCCGCATGGGTTCATCGGATGAAGCGGGCGCAGACCATCCAGCATGGCGCATCAGCTGCAACGCATGCGATCCGATCGGGAGATCACGGCGGGGGCGGCGGGTCAGTCGACCTCTCGGAAGGCGATCGCTGA
- the trbE gene encoding conjugal transfer protein TrbE: MMNLAEYRRSNTRLADFLPWAALVDEGIVLNKDGSFQRSARFRGPDLDSAVPAELVAVAGRLNNALRRLGSGWAVFVEAQRHSAGRYPPDMFPDVASALVDAERKAQFEEAGRHYESSYYLTLLYLPPAESAAAAERLLYEGSHRSAGADARELLRGFVDRTNRVLQLVEGFMPDCGWLDDEQTLTYLHSTVSTKRHRVRVPEIPMYLDALLADQPLTSGLEPMLGDAHLRILTVVGFPSATTPGILDDLNRLAFPYRWSTRAIMLDKTDATKLLTKIRRQWFAKRKSIAAILKEVMTNEASTLLDTDAHNKAMDADSALQELGSDQIGEAFVTATVTVWDRDPRAADEKLRLVEKVIQGRDFTCMTETVNAIEAWLGSLPGQTYANVRQPPVSTLNLAHMIPLSAVWAGEARDHHFKAPPLFFGKTEGSTPFRFSLHVGDVGHTLVIGPTGAGKSVLLALMALQFRRYPLGQIFAFDFGGSIRAAAIAMGGDWHDLGGAVSGGSSEFVALQPLARIEDVGERGWAADWITSILTRERIEVTPETKEHIWSALTSLASAPVGERTLTGLSILLQSNALKRALQPYCLGGPFERLLDAEGERLGEASVQVFETDGLIGTGIAPAVLSYLFHRIEDRFDGRPTLLIIDEGWLALDDADFAGKLREWLKTLRKKNASVVFATQSLADIDGSAIAPAIIESCPTRILLPNDRAIEPQIMATYRRFGLNDRQIEILARATPKRDYYCQTRRGNRLFELGLGEIALAFAAASSKADQALIEQVLNEHSQEDFVEAWLKTRDLSWACNLIPQLAKEGNLP; encoded by the coding sequence ATGATGAATCTTGCCGAATATCGCCGTTCGAATACGCGCCTTGCCGACTTCCTGCCCTGGGCCGCCCTAGTCGATGAGGGAATTGTCTTGAACAAGGATGGCTCGTTTCAGCGGTCGGCACGGTTCAGAGGGCCTGACCTCGACAGCGCCGTGCCGGCCGAGCTCGTTGCGGTGGCAGGCCGGCTGAACAACGCGCTCCGTCGTCTCGGCTCCGGGTGGGCTGTCTTTGTTGAAGCGCAGCGGCATTCGGCGGGACGCTACCCGCCGGACATGTTCCCGGATGTCGCATCGGCCCTCGTGGATGCGGAGCGGAAAGCGCAATTCGAGGAAGCCGGCAGACACTATGAATCGAGCTACTATCTGACATTGCTCTATCTGCCCCCGGCAGAGAGTGCAGCGGCTGCGGAGCGTCTCCTCTATGAGGGCAGCCATCGCAGCGCAGGAGCGGACGCGCGTGAGCTGCTCAGGGGCTTCGTCGACCGGACCAACCGCGTGCTGCAGCTCGTTGAGGGCTTCATGCCGGATTGCGGCTGGCTCGATGACGAGCAAACGCTGACCTACCTTCACTCGACAGTATCGACCAAGCGGCACCGGGTGCGCGTGCCGGAAATCCCGATGTATCTCGACGCGCTGCTCGCCGACCAGCCGTTGACCAGCGGGCTGGAACCGATGCTGGGCGACGCACATCTGCGCATCCTGACCGTCGTGGGATTTCCGAGCGCGACCACACCCGGAATTCTCGATGATCTCAACCGTCTGGCGTTCCCGTATCGCTGGTCGACCCGTGCCATCATGCTCGACAAAACAGATGCCACGAAGCTCCTGACCAAGATCCGGAGGCAGTGGTTTGCCAAGCGGAAGTCGATCGCCGCGATCCTCAAAGAGGTGATGACGAACGAGGCCTCCACGCTTCTGGATACCGATGCCCACAACAAGGCGATGGATGCCGACAGCGCGCTCCAGGAGCTGGGTTCCGATCAGATCGGAGAGGCCTTTGTGACTGCAACTGTTACGGTCTGGGACAGGGATCCCCGCGCGGCCGACGAAAAGCTCCGCCTCGTCGAAAAGGTGATTCAGGGCCGCGACTTCACCTGCATGACCGAGACGGTGAACGCGATCGAAGCCTGGCTCGGCAGCCTGCCGGGCCAGACTTACGCCAACGTCCGCCAGCCGCCGGTCTCGACCTTGAATCTGGCCCACATGATTCCGCTGTCTGCCGTCTGGGCGGGAGAGGCGAGGGACCATCATTTCAAGGCCCCTCCACTCTTCTTCGGCAAGACGGAAGGATCGACGCCATTCCGGTTTTCTCTCCATGTCGGCGATGTCGGACATACCCTGGTGATCGGACCGACTGGCGCTGGCAAGTCGGTGCTGCTCGCGCTGATGGCTCTGCAGTTCCGGCGATATCCGTTGGGCCAGATCTTTGCCTTCGACTTCGGCGGTTCGATCCGCGCAGCTGCGATCGCCATGGGGGGCGACTGGCACGATCTTGGCGGTGCGGTCAGTGGAGGATCCTCCGAGTTTGTGGCGCTCCAGCCGCTAGCGCGAATCGAGGACGTTGGGGAACGCGGCTGGGCGGCCGATTGGATAACATCAATCTTGACCCGCGAGCGCATCGAGGTCACCCCCGAGACGAAGGAACATATCTGGTCGGCTTTGACCTCGCTCGCCTCGGCGCCAGTTGGGGAGCGCACATTGACCGGGCTCTCCATCCTTCTCCAATCCAATGCCTTGAAGCGCGCGCTGCAGCCCTACTGCCTCGGTGGCCCCTTTGAGCGGCTCTTGGATGCGGAAGGCGAGCGGCTGGGAGAGGCCTCCGTTCAGGTGTTCGAGACCGACGGATTGATCGGCACCGGTATCGCACCGGCGGTTCTGTCCTATCTGTTTCACCGGATCGAAGACCGGTTTGATGGCCGTCCCACGCTGCTCATCATCGACGAGGGGTGGCTTGCGCTGGACGATGCCGATTTCGCCGGCAAGCTCCGCGAATGGCTAAAGACGCTGCGCAAGAAGAATGCTTCCGTTGTGTTTGCCACCCAATCTCTTGCCGATATTGACGGATCCGCAATTGCGCCCGCAATCATCGAGAGCTGCCCGACCCGGATCCTGCTGCCGAATGACCGCGCCATCGAGCCGCAAATCATGGCGACCTACCGCCGCTTTGGGCTGAACGACCGGCAAATCGAGATCTTGGCGCGAGCAACGCCGAAGCGGGACTACTACTGCCAGACGCGCCGGGGCAACCGACTGTTCGAGCTCGGCCTCGGCGAAATCGCACTTGCCTTCGCGGCCGCGTCTTCCAAGGCCGACCAAGCTCTCATCGAGCAGGTCCTTAACGAGCACAGCCAGGAGGATTTTGTCGAGGCCTGGCTGAAGACACGTGACCTCAGCTGGGCCTGCAATCTCATTCCGCAGCTTGCGAAGGAAGGAAATTTGCCATGA
- the trbG gene encoding P-type conjugative transfer protein TrbG: MPLHLVHASRKVWPRLAMALLVCVSTLGGCTTFKPPQISYDNDIPPTPDLPALSDDRPKPLHVPPAWKAARGGKSAEAKEPAERIETANEAARVEPRKAGYYNAVQVFSYSPGALYQIYAAPGQITDIALEPGEQLTGSGPVAAGDTVRWVVGDTESGSGDTRRVHIMVKPTRPSIETNLIVNTDRRTYLVELRSREKPYMPSVAWFYPEDKGARHRALPPTPFLPDLPARRYRYAIEGDSPPWRPVNAYDDGRKVYIEFSPGIGQGEMPPLFVIGPDGNTELVNYRAYGNVLIVDRLFAAAELRLGEEHQQKVRIVRTDGRSL; encoded by the coding sequence ATGCCGCTACATCTTGTTCATGCGTCGCGTAAAGTGTGGCCGCGATTGGCTATGGCTCTTCTGGTCTGTGTTTCCACCCTTGGCGGCTGCACCACGTTCAAGCCGCCGCAAATCAGCTACGACAACGACATTCCGCCTACACCGGATTTGCCAGCGCTTTCCGACGATCGCCCGAAGCCGCTGCATGTGCCGCCGGCCTGGAAGGCGGCGCGCGGCGGCAAGAGCGCGGAAGCCAAGGAACCGGCAGAGCGCATTGAGACCGCAAATGAAGCCGCACGCGTCGAGCCGCGCAAAGCCGGCTACTACAATGCCGTGCAGGTGTTTTCCTACAGTCCTGGCGCCCTCTATCAGATTTACGCCGCACCAGGGCAGATTACCGACATTGCACTCGAGCCTGGTGAGCAGCTGACCGGATCGGGACCTGTTGCCGCCGGCGATACCGTGCGCTGGGTGGTCGGCGACACCGAAAGCGGCAGCGGCGACACGCGCCGTGTCCACATCATGGTCAAGCCGACGCGGCCCTCGATCGAGACCAATCTTATCGTCAACACCGACCGACGCACCTACCTGGTCGAACTGCGCTCCCGCGAGAAGCCCTACATGCCTTCAGTTGCCTGGTTCTATCCGGAAGATAAAGGCGCACGTCATCGGGCGCTGCCGCCGACACCCTTCCTTCCGGATCTTCCCGCGCGCCGCTACCGTTACGCTATCGAGGGCGACAGCCCGCCCTGGCGTCCGGTCAATGCCTATGACGACGGTCGCAAGGTCTATATCGAGTTCTCGCCCGGCATTGGCCAGGGCGAGATGCCGCCATTGTTCGTGATCGGGCCTGACGGCAACACCGAGCTTGTGAACTATCGCGCCTACGGCAACGTCCTGATCGTGGACCGCTTGTTTGCGGCCGCGGAACTCCGGCTCGGGGAGGAGCACCAGCAGAAGGTCAGAATCGTGCGAACTGACGGGAGGTCGCTGTGA
- the trbF gene encoding conjugal transfer protein TrbF produces the protein MFKRSAVHYGRTPEAVTPYQRAAQVWDDRIGAARVQAKNWRLMAFGCLFLSAGFAGALVWQSAHGTITPWVVEVDQLGEAKALAPANAGYQPTDPQIAFHLARFIEHVRGLPMDAIVLRENWLRAYDFTTDRGAATLNDYARNNDPFAKLGKTQIAIEVSSVIRASPESFRLAWIERRYDNGQLAATERWSAIITVIVEMPRDLDRLRKNPLGIYVNAINWSKELG, from the coding sequence ATGTTCAAACGATCAGCCGTTCACTATGGCCGCACACCGGAAGCAGTCACTCCTTATCAACGCGCAGCCCAGGTCTGGGATGACCGCATTGGCGCAGCACGCGTCCAGGCCAAGAATTGGCGCCTGATGGCTTTTGGCTGCCTGTTTCTGTCCGCAGGCTTTGCCGGCGCTCTGGTCTGGCAATCAGCGCACGGCACGATCACGCCCTGGGTGGTCGAGGTCGATCAATTGGGCGAAGCAAAAGCCCTCGCGCCCGCGAATGCCGGCTATCAGCCGACCGACCCTCAGATCGCGTTTCACCTGGCGCGCTTCATCGAGCACGTGCGGGGCCTGCCGATGGACGCCATCGTGCTGCGTGAAAACTGGCTGCGCGCCTACGACTTCACGACGGACCGGGGCGCGGCCACACTCAATGACTACGCCCGCAACAACGACCCCTTCGCCAAACTTGGCAAGACGCAAATTGCAATCGAGGTCTCGAGCGTCATTCGGGCGTCGCCAGAGAGCTTTCGTCTGGCCTGGATCGAGCGCCGTTACGACAACGGCCAGCTTGCCGCGACCGAGCGATGGAGCGCGATCATCACCGTCATCGTGGAGATGCCACGTGATCTGGATCGGCTGCGGAAGAATCCACTGGGCATCTATGTCAACGCAATCAACTGGTCGAAGGAGCTGGGCTAA
- a CDS encoding TrbI/VirB10 family protein, with protein sequence MTDTGQSNDTANDARRVRPPEEIAETLRLRPGRPQVVRLSRKVLAGGSALVLVLISGAVFWALQQKRASTPAVEELYATDHHNVADQLTTLPKDYSEIPKGVPRLGPPLPGDLGRPIVAAQGSTTSSPLGVDAEQQRVTQESEAARTSKVFASTNVRTSAAVTSASEAPSNATTSSDEAFAQNGQDRKLSFVGASVDRRTTSPDRLVRPASPFVVQAGTVIPAALITGIRSDLPGQITAQVTEAVYDSPTGRARLIPQGARLIGTYDSQVAFGQSRVLLVWTRLMMPNGRSIVLERQPGADAAGYSGLEDQVDNHWKELLGAAALSTLLAVGTEVNSGADTGSTNSDLVAALRRGAGDSANQTGQQLVRRNLNIQPTLTIRQGFPVRVIVNRDLVLEPYRG encoded by the coding sequence GTGACCGATACGGGCCAGTCAAACGATACGGCCAATGATGCGCGCCGGGTTAGGCCACCGGAAGAGATTGCCGAAACATTGCGGCTCCGGCCAGGGCGGCCGCAAGTGGTACGCCTGTCGCGCAAAGTCCTTGCCGGCGGCAGCGCCCTTGTGCTCGTGCTCATCTCTGGTGCGGTGTTCTGGGCTCTGCAGCAGAAGCGCGCAAGCACGCCGGCCGTGGAGGAACTTTACGCGACCGACCACCACAATGTTGCCGATCAGCTTACAACCCTGCCGAAAGATTACAGCGAGATTCCGAAAGGCGTGCCTCGTCTCGGGCCGCCCTTGCCAGGCGATCTCGGCCGGCCGATCGTCGCCGCCCAAGGCTCGACGACCTCAAGTCCGCTCGGGGTGGATGCCGAACAGCAGCGCGTCACCCAGGAGAGCGAGGCGGCGCGCACCAGCAAGGTGTTTGCCAGCACGAATGTCCGTACCTCGGCTGCTGTGACGTCGGCCAGCGAAGCGCCATCGAATGCCACGACATCATCTGATGAAGCGTTCGCCCAGAATGGCCAGGACCGGAAGCTGAGCTTCGTCGGCGCATCCGTCGATCGCCGGACGACCAGCCCTGATCGCCTCGTGAGGCCAGCGTCGCCGTTTGTGGTGCAGGCCGGAACGGTCATTCCGGCTGCTCTCATCACGGGTATTAGGTCCGATCTGCCGGGGCAGATCACCGCGCAAGTAACGGAAGCCGTGTACGACAGTCCAACCGGGCGAGCCCGCCTTATCCCGCAGGGGGCAAGGCTGATCGGCACGTACGACAGCCAGGTCGCTTTTGGCCAGTCGCGTGTGCTGCTGGTCTGGACACGGTTGATGATGCCAAACGGGCGTTCGATCGTCTTGGAACGGCAGCCTGGCGCAGATGCAGCTGGATACTCCGGCCTCGAGGACCAGGTCGACAATCACTGGAAAGAGCTCTTGGGCGCAGCTGCGCTTTCGACGCTGCTTGCCGTCGGCACGGAGGTCAATTCGGGCGCGGACACAGGCAGCACCAACAGCGACCTCGTTGCTGCGCTCCGGCGCGGGGCCGGGGATTCGGCAAATCAGACGGGACAGCAGCTGGTTCGCCGCAATCTCAACATCCAGCCAACGTTGACCATCCGCCAGGGCTTCCCGGTGAGAGTGATCGTCAACCGCGATCTCGTGCTCGAACCCTACAGGGGATAA
- a CDS encoding TrbC/VirB2 family protein produces MTRSYLGRAFLSATAFACPYLASAPAFAAGSNMPWEQPLNQILQSVEGPVAKIIAVIIIIVTGLSLAFGDTSGGFRRLIQIVFGLSIAFAASSFFLSFFSFGGGVVI; encoded by the coding sequence ATGACGCGATCATATCTCGGGCGGGCCTTCCTTTCGGCTACAGCGTTCGCTTGCCCGTACCTGGCGAGCGCGCCGGCCTTTGCTGCCGGCTCGAACATGCCCTGGGAGCAACCGCTCAACCAGATCCTGCAATCGGTCGAAGGTCCGGTCGCCAAGATCATCGCAGTCATCATCATCATCGTGACAGGGCTTTCGCTTGCCTTCGGCGACACCTCAGGCGGTTTCCGGCGGCTGATCCAAATCGTGTTCGGTCTGTCGATCGCATTTGCCGCTTCCAGCTTCTTCCTGTCGTTCTTTTCCTTCGGCGGCGGCGTGGTGATCTGA
- a CDS encoding DUF2274 domain-containing protein: MAKLKLGAIEDDKPIKVTHELPANVHRDLAAYAEILAQETGQPIQDPAKLIAPMLARFMAADRSFRKARRARQRSSGAKE; this comes from the coding sequence ATGGCAAAGCTCAAGCTTGGAGCGATCGAAGATGACAAGCCGATCAAAGTGACGCACGAACTGCCGGCAAACGTCCACCGGGACCTCGCTGCTTACGCCGAAATCCTGGCCCAGGAAACGGGACAACCCATACAGGATCCAGCCAAGCTGATCGCGCCCATGCTGGCGCGATTCATGGCGGCGGATAGGAGCTTTCGGAAGGCCCGACGGGCGCGTCAACGTTCGAGCGGAGCCAAGGAATAG
- the trbJ gene encoding P-type conjugative transfer protein TrbJ — protein sequence MNRLRRLSAASLIAIALVHVPRDGEALIVFDPNNYVQNVLTAARELQQINNQITSLQNQAQMLINQARNLASLPYSSLQQLEQSIQRTQQLLGQAQRIAYDVQQIDRAFSTTYAPASSSMSDGGMVANAQARWQNSVASLQDAMRVQATVVGNLDTNRTQMSGLVTASQGASGALQASQAGNQLLALQAQQLSDLTASVVAQGRAQTLEAAQRAAAQDQGREQLRRFLAQGQGYQPATVQMFH from the coding sequence ATGAACCGTCTCCGTCGGCTGTCGGCAGCGAGCTTGATCGCTATCGCCCTCGTTCATGTCCCCCGGGACGGCGAGGCGTTGATCGTGTTCGATCCGAACAATTACGTGCAGAACGTGCTCACGGCTGCGCGCGAGCTGCAGCAGATCAACAACCAGATCACGTCGTTGCAGAACCAAGCACAGATGCTGATCAACCAGGCGAGGAACCTGGCGAGCCTGCCATATTCGTCGTTGCAGCAGCTCGAGCAATCGATCCAGCGAACCCAGCAACTGCTTGGCCAAGCTCAACGCATCGCCTACGACGTGCAGCAGATCGATCGCGCCTTCTCAACGACCTACGCACCGGCATCATCGAGCATGTCTGATGGGGGCATGGTCGCCAACGCGCAAGCACGTTGGCAGAACTCGGTCGCCAGCCTGCAGGACGCGATGCGGGTGCAAGCAACCGTCGTCGGGAATCTCGATACCAATCGGACCCAAATGTCGGGCCTGGTTACAGCGAGCCAGGGCGCGTCGGGCGCCCTTCAGGCAAGCCAGGCAGGCAATCAGCTGCTTGCGCTCCAAGCGCAGCAGCTATCGGATCTTACGGCAAGCGTGGTCGCGCAAGGCCGGGCGCAAACGCTTGAAGCTGCGCAGCGTGCAGCAGCTCAGGATCAGGGCAGAGAGCAGCTGCGGCGCTTCCTTGCCCAAGGCCAGGGCTATCAACCAGCAACCGTGCAGATGTTCCACTGA
- the trbK-alt gene encoding putative entry exclusion protein TrbK-alt translates to MMKITFERLPMAMATALMVLAIAACAIRLRGDESPPESSTLAPKGDAAAAKLNQCRTVTYEQKDALLECQNIWADQRSRFLGGRVSSNSSDSRAGVAPSPSPVPRKDESRLSPGYPPVPSQSE, encoded by the coding sequence ATGATGAAGATCACATTTGAACGGTTGCCCATGGCGATGGCAACGGCGCTTATGGTTCTCGCCATCGCGGCTTGCGCCATTCGCCTGCGGGGCGACGAGAGCCCACCCGAATCTTCCACGCTCGCTCCCAAGGGTGATGCGGCCGCCGCAAAGCTCAACCAATGCCGCACCGTTACCTACGAGCAGAAGGACGCTCTCCTCGAATGCCAGAACATTTGGGCCGACCAGCGCAGCCGGTTTTTGGGGGGAAGGGTATCTTCGAACAGTTCGGATAGCCGGGCGGGCGTCGCACCTTCGCCATCTCCTGTGCCGCGCAAGGACGAAAGCCGTCTCTCGCCCGGTTATCCCCCCGTTCCAAGCCAAAGCGAGTGA